The Stratiformator vulcanicus genome has a segment encoding these proteins:
- a CDS encoding class I SAM-dependent methyltransferase: MSKQHSSNEARLNGDVTERVRSQYEQLPYPHREPADERKRLCMTELDDLNIVNHYCFGGERDLSGGLRILVAGGGTGDSLVFLAEQLRDTPSELVYVDLSDAAMKIARERVRIRGLDSLVQWHRRSLLDIAEMDFEPFDFINCSGVLHHLENPADGLAALKSVLKPDGGMALMVYGEMGRTGVYQIQRLMRIAAANASSEQEKIDLTRTMLSNLPKTNWFVAGGGLNSLTADSSDAEIYDLFLHSQDRPFSVDELYGWVEEAGLHVAEFTMQNRMLYEPAFLLGDSNLVEELSSLPDRQRRAAGELISGSIAKHNFWVSARAESKVDGIRAEYVPCLSQLGQQYDVLTAIEQAKTPNVSIQVNLQNGSSVKLAIAMNDSLRAMAKLIDGSRSLLEIVVAIVGPGASREKIDRVWSELQIAIGTLRQIDFIVFRQKVDRRTQAA; encoded by the coding sequence ATGTCGAAACAGCATTCGTCGAACGAAGCCCGGCTCAACGGTGATGTGACCGAGCGGGTCCGTTCCCAGTATGAGCAACTCCCGTATCCGCACCGTGAGCCCGCTGACGAACGCAAGCGGCTTTGCATGACCGAACTCGACGACTTAAATATCGTCAATCATTACTGTTTCGGCGGTGAGCGTGATCTTTCCGGCGGCCTGCGGATTCTCGTCGCCGGCGGGGGCACCGGGGACTCACTCGTCTTTCTGGCCGAGCAGCTTCGTGACACCCCGTCCGAGTTGGTGTATGTCGACCTCAGTGACGCCGCAATGAAGATCGCCCGCGAGCGGGTTCGCATCCGTGGTCTCGACTCCCTCGTCCAATGGCATCGCCGATCGCTGCTTGACATCGCTGAGATGGATTTCGAACCGTTCGACTTCATTAATTGCTCGGGGGTGCTGCACCATCTGGAGAATCCGGCTGACGGACTCGCCGCGTTGAAATCGGTTTTGAAGCCGGACGGCGGAATGGCGTTGATGGTATACGGTGAGATGGGGCGGACCGGGGTCTATCAGATTCAACGGCTGATGCGGATCGCTGCGGCGAACGCGAGTTCTGAGCAGGAGAAGATTGATCTGACACGCACGATGCTGTCGAACCTGCCGAAGACGAACTGGTTTGTCGCCGGTGGCGGGTTGAATTCCCTGACCGCAGACAGCAGCGATGCCGAGATATACGACCTCTTTCTGCACAGTCAGGACCGCCCATTTTCGGTCGATGAGCTTTACGGTTGGGTCGAAGAGGCCGGGCTGCACGTGGCTGAGTTCACGATGCAAAACCGAATGCTCTACGAACCGGCGTTTCTACTCGGCGATTCAAATTTGGTCGAAGAGTTAAGCAGCCTGCCCGATCGTCAGCGGCGGGCCGCGGGCGAACTGATCAGCGGTTCGATCGCGAAGCACAACTTCTGGGTCTCCGCGCGGGCTGAATCGAAGGTCGACGGGATTCGAGCTGAATATGTGCCTTGCCTGTCTCAACTGGGGCAGCAATACGACGTGCTGACCGCCATCGAGCAGGCGAAAACGCCGAACGTTTCGATTCAGGTCAACCTGCAGAATGGCAGCTCGGTCAAGCTGGCGATCGCGATGAACGACAGTCTGCGGGCGATGGCGAAGCTGATCGACGGTTCGCGATCGCTACTGGAGATCGTCGTGGCGATCGTCGGCCCGGGGGCGTCCCGTGAGAAAATCGATCGTGTGTGGAGCGAACTTCAGATCGCCATCGGCACGCTGCGGCAGATCGACTTTATCGTGTTCCGGCAGAAAGTCGATCGCCGCACGCAGGCCGCGTGA